From the Senegalimassilia faecalis genome, one window contains:
- a CDS encoding Y-family DNA polymerase produces MCIDLKSFYASVECADRGLDPFVTNLVVADPDRSANTICLAITPAMKALGVRNRCRVRDIPEGIDYMVAVPRMRRYMEASGQIVAAYLKLVSAEDVHVYSIDECFIDAAPYLRLYRTDARTFARKLMDAAFRVTGVTATAGIGENMFQAKVALDICAKHAPDGIGQLDAESFKREVWFHRPITDIWGIGPGVARRLAKHGAYDLAGVCATNPKVLHREFGKNAEYLIDHAWGLEACTVSQARMYRPRGHSLSNGQVLMRDYAPAEAETLLREMVLSSALELVEKGLCAQVVSVWAGYSASNFPHQSWEKFGPCGGAAAGAGGSAKLPKPTNDVGVLTDAVLSMFRARVAPGIAIRRLTVAFGDLVGTNEVQPTLFDDDRAEQKAAAVSRAMVDVRRRFGANALMKATSLKEEANGMERNNQVGGHRA; encoded by the coding sequence ATGTGCATCGATTTGAAGTCGTTTTATGCCAGCGTGGAGTGCGCCGATCGCGGCCTGGACCCGTTCGTCACCAATCTGGTGGTAGCCGACCCCGACCGTTCGGCCAACACCATCTGCTTGGCCATTACCCCGGCCATGAAAGCGCTGGGCGTGAGAAACCGTTGCCGGGTGCGCGATATCCCCGAAGGCATCGACTACATGGTGGCGGTACCGCGTATGCGTCGCTACATGGAGGCAAGCGGGCAGATTGTGGCCGCCTACCTAAAGCTGGTAAGCGCCGAGGACGTGCATGTGTATTCCATCGACGAATGTTTCATCGATGCGGCGCCCTACCTGCGCTTATACCGTACCGACGCGCGCACATTCGCGCGCAAGCTCATGGATGCCGCCTTCAGGGTCACGGGCGTCACGGCCACGGCAGGCATCGGCGAGAACATGTTTCAGGCGAAGGTGGCGCTTGATATTTGCGCCAAGCACGCGCCCGACGGCATCGGGCAGCTTGACGCCGAATCATTCAAGCGAGAGGTGTGGTTTCACCGCCCCATCACCGACATCTGGGGCATTGGGCCGGGCGTTGCGCGGCGTTTGGCGAAGCACGGCGCATACGACCTGGCCGGCGTATGCGCCACCAATCCCAAGGTGCTGCACCGCGAATTCGGCAAAAACGCCGAATATCTCATCGATCACGCTTGGGGTTTGGAGGCGTGCACGGTGTCGCAGGCGCGCATGTATCGCCCGCGCGGGCATTCGCTCTCGAACGGGCAGGTGCTCATGCGCGACTATGCGCCGGCTGAGGCCGAAACGCTGTTGCGAGAAATGGTGCTGTCTTCGGCGCTTGAACTGGTGGAAAAGGGTTTGTGCGCGCAGGTGGTGTCCGTGTGGGCAGGGTATTCGGCTAGCAACTTTCCTCACCAATCGTGGGAAAAGTTCGGGCCTTGCGGCGGGGCGGCGGCCGGTGCAGGCGGGTCGGCAAAGCTGCCGAAACCCACCAACGACGTCGGCGTACTCACCGATGCGGTGCTGTCCATGTTCCGAGCGCGCGTTGCGCCTGGCATCGCCATCAGGCGGCTCACCGTGGCATTTGGCGACCTGGTAGGCACAAACGAGGTGCAGCCGACGCTGTTCGACGACGATCGAGCCGAACAGAAGGCCGCCGCCGTGTCGCGCGCGATGGTGGACGTGCGACGCCGCTTCGGCGCGAATGCGCTTATGAAGGCAACCAGTTTGAAGGAAGAGGCCAACGGCATGGAACGAAACAACCAGGTAGGAGGCCACCGTGCTTAG
- a CDS encoding EamA family transporter yields MANPDKACKAERAYATAPRRTFWVGVACALVGAGLWGVSGACAQYLFSHYGITPMFATAVRSLVASLIFFGVLFFRRRYLLQLMWGSEARTKLAFLAFGVALFVDQFAYSMTIAHTNAGTATVLQMLGTVFVMLFTCVLGRHLPKASEFAGLVCAFVATVLIATQGDLGTLVLPAAGLFWGLLNALSVALYVMVPRNCGLFDRFGSFAATGVGMLVTCACAGVAYAVQLAGGAGAPESVAGMDAFGWLVLLGGLTVLGTFVSFGLYLRGVAAVGSVTGSLLGAIEPVSASVCAWVFLGTAFSGFDWAGLVLMLGMLALVTLGGKPKPLIPRPRQ; encoded by the coding sequence ATGGCGAATCCCGACAAAGCTTGCAAAGCTGAGCGCGCGTACGCGACTGCGCCACGCCGCACGTTCTGGGTCGGCGTTGCGTGCGCGCTGGTGGGCGCGGGGCTGTGGGGCGTTTCCGGCGCGTGCGCGCAGTACCTGTTTTCGCACTACGGCATCACGCCGATGTTCGCTACGGCGGTTCGCTCCTTGGTTGCCTCGCTCATCTTCTTCGGCGTTCTGTTCTTCCGTCGCCGTTACCTTTTGCAGCTGATGTGGGGAAGCGAAGCGCGCACGAAGCTGGCGTTCCTTGCGTTCGGCGTGGCGCTGTTCGTCGATCAGTTCGCTTACTCCATGACCATTGCGCATACCAACGCAGGCACCGCCACCGTACTGCAGATGCTTGGCACCGTGTTCGTGATGCTGTTCACGTGCGTGCTTGGGCGCCATCTGCCGAAAGCAAGCGAGTTTGCGGGCCTGGTATGCGCGTTCGTGGCCACGGTGCTTATTGCCACGCAAGGCGACCTGGGGACGTTGGTGCTACCGGCCGCGGGGCTGTTCTGGGGCCTGCTCAACGCGCTTTCCGTTGCGCTGTACGTGATGGTTCCGCGCAACTGCGGGTTGTTCGACCGCTTTGGCAGCTTCGCCGCAACAGGCGTGGGCATGCTGGTGACGTGCGCGTGCGCGGGCGTAGCTTATGCGGTGCAGCTGGCTGGCGGCGCAGGCGCCCCCGAGTCCGTGGCGGGCATGGACGCATTCGGCTGGCTGGTGCTTCTTGGCGGGTTGACGGTGCTTGGCACGTTCGTGTCGTTCGGGCTGTACCTGCGCGGCGTTGCCGCCGTGGGGTCGGTGACGGGCAGCTTGCTTGGCGCCATCGAGCCGGTCAGCGCCAGCGTGTGCGCCTGGGTGTTTTTGGGCACGGCGTTTTCCGGCTTCGACTGGGCGGGCCTTGTGCTGATGCTGGGCATGCTGGCGCTGGTCACTCTTGGCGGCAAGCCGAAGCCGCTGATTCCTCGACCTCGGCAATAA
- a CDS encoding peptide deformylase gives MSIKELVHDEALLSTPCEKATAADAEVAQDLLDTMASLDDAACLHANQIGVTHNLFAYVDEKDKPHVMLNPVIKLGLAASKQVEGCFTHEEPVTVTRYDRIKVAYEELLDGKLVARKGDFRGWVAQLIQHMADHGKGKFI, from the coding sequence ATGAGCATTAAAGAACTGGTGCACGACGAAGCGCTGCTGTCCACGCCGTGCGAAAAGGCAACGGCCGCTGACGCCGAGGTGGCGCAGGACCTGTTAGACACCATGGCATCGCTTGACGACGCCGCCTGCCTGCACGCCAACCAGATCGGCGTGACGCACAACCTGTTCGCATACGTCGACGAGAAAGATAAGCCGCACGTCATGCTCAACCCCGTCATCAAGCTGGGGTTGGCGGCAAGCAAGCAGGTCGAAGGCTGCTTCACCCACGAAGAGCCCGTCACCGTCACGCGCTACGACCGCATCAAGGTTGCGTACGAAGAGCTGCTCGATGGCAAGCTGGTCGCACGCAAGGGCGATTTCCGCGGCTGGGTGGCGCAGCTTATCCAGCACATGGCCGACCACGGCAAAGGCAAGTTCATCTAA
- a CDS encoding bifunctional metallophosphatase/5'-nucleotidase, with protein MTSTLSRRSFLAGTAAFAASVAALGLPRRAYADDAQAAEGAVVILHTNDVHCAVGETDAAGAIPLGYSALASYVADRRSVFGAENVTLVDAGDAVQGKVMGTITQGQALIDIMNECGYGIAIPGNHELNYGMTQFNHLIGSANAKYLSCNFTDNRTGTPTLMFDPYTIKEYPLPAGGTVRVAFVGVTTPATLTASSPRSFWRSDDDHTCVYGFCEDETGSKLAQAVQGAVDEARAAGAEFVVLLAHLGQTGQPSQWRSDTLVSRCEGINVVIDGHSHEEYVQIVQDRNGDDVVIAQTGTQFSSVGQVVIIPETGTIHASTYSYEASLLRETRKPDDPSYVKEVAFGRDAQTQAVVDEKAAEVEAQTGTVVGRSEVDLFAYEADGYTWAVRAHETNLGDFVADAYLYYASNNGVMPDVAFVNGGGVRTNLLAGDVTRADLINVNPFNNQLCYTQVTGQDLLDALELSARAYPELLGDFLQVSEGLTFTIRTDIDSPVVLNGNEFAGFKDGAERRVRRVTLHGKAMDPAATYTLVCHSYYLVDGGGSYSMLTKNPVTLLGLDNDALMEYVQLNLHGVIGQEYDGAAGLGRMATQVGPDKEEKHEKEQEETPDPAPAPEDNAPALESNPKPLAATGDAAATVAAAAAAFGVAVAAGAAAVAAEAERQ; from the coding sequence ATGACCAGCACCCTTTCCCGTCGAAGTTTTCTTGCAGGCACCGCTGCATTTGCCGCCAGCGTTGCCGCCCTTGGTCTGCCGCGTCGCGCTTATGCGGATGACGCGCAAGCCGCCGAGGGCGCCGTGGTCATCTTGCACACCAATGACGTGCACTGCGCAGTCGGCGAAACCGATGCCGCAGGAGCTATCCCGCTGGGCTATTCGGCGCTTGCAAGCTACGTTGCCGACCGCCGCAGCGTTTTCGGCGCCGAAAACGTCACGCTGGTAGACGCGGGCGACGCCGTGCAGGGAAAAGTGATGGGTACGATCACGCAAGGTCAGGCGCTCATCGACATCATGAACGAATGCGGCTACGGCATCGCCATCCCAGGCAACCACGAGTTGAACTACGGCATGACGCAGTTCAACCACCTGATTGGAAGCGCGAACGCGAAATACCTCAGCTGCAACTTCACCGACAACCGCACCGGCACGCCCACGCTTATGTTCGACCCGTACACCATAAAAGAGTATCCGCTCCCAGCAGGCGGGACGGTGCGCGTGGCGTTCGTGGGCGTCACCACGCCCGCCACGCTTACGGCATCGTCGCCGCGCTCGTTCTGGCGCAGCGACGACGACCACACCTGCGTGTACGGGTTCTGCGAAGACGAAACGGGCAGCAAGCTGGCACAAGCGGTGCAAGGCGCCGTCGACGAAGCTCGAGCAGCGGGCGCAGAGTTCGTGGTGCTGCTGGCGCACCTGGGACAAACCGGTCAGCCCAGCCAGTGGCGCAGCGATACGCTGGTTTCGCGCTGCGAGGGCATCAACGTGGTGATCGACGGACATTCGCACGAGGAGTACGTGCAAATCGTGCAGGATCGCAACGGCGACGATGTCGTTATCGCGCAAACAGGCACGCAATTCTCTAGCGTGGGGCAGGTCGTCATCATCCCGGAAACGGGAACCATACACGCCAGCACGTACAGCTACGAGGCCTCGCTTCTGCGTGAGACGCGCAAGCCTGATGACCCTAGTTACGTGAAGGAGGTCGCTTTCGGCCGCGATGCGCAAACGCAAGCGGTGGTCGACGAAAAAGCTGCCGAAGTCGAAGCGCAAACGGGAACGGTGGTCGGCCGCAGCGAGGTAGACCTGTTCGCCTATGAAGCCGACGGCTACACCTGGGCGGTGCGCGCACACGAGACGAACCTGGGCGACTTCGTTGCCGACGCTTACTTGTATTACGCCTCGAACAACGGCGTGATGCCGGACGTGGCCTTCGTCAACGGCGGCGGCGTGCGCACGAACTTGCTTGCAGGAGACGTTACACGCGCGGACCTCATCAACGTAAATCCCTTCAACAACCAGCTGTGTTATACCCAAGTAACCGGCCAAGATTTGCTGGATGCGCTGGAGCTGTCGGCCCGCGCATACCCCGAGCTGCTCGGCGACTTCCTGCAGGTATCCGAGGGCCTGACATTCACCATTCGCACCGACATCGACTCGCCCGTCGTCCTAAACGGAAACGAGTTCGCGGGCTTCAAAGACGGCGCCGAACGCCGTGTACGGCGCGTCACGCTGCACGGCAAAGCCATGGACCCGGCGGCCACCTACACGCTGGTGTGCCATTCATATTATCTCGTGGACGGCGGCGGGTCGTACAGCATGCTCACGAAGAACCCCGTCACGCTTCTGGGCCTGGACAACGATGCGCTGATGGAATACGTGCAACTGAACCTGCACGGCGTCATCGGGCAGGAATACGATGGCGCTGCAGGTCTCGGCCGCATGGCCACGCAAGTCGGCCCCGACAAAGAGGAAAAGCACGAAAAGGAGCAAGAGGAAACCCCGGACCCCGCACCCGCTCCAGAGGACAACGCCCCAGCTCTCGAATCCAACCCCAAACCACTAGCCGCAACCGGCGATGCTGCGGCAACGGTAGCAGCGGCTGCAGCCGCTTTCGGCGTCGCAGTAGCCGCAGGAGCAGCCGCGGTAGCGGCCGAAGCCGAACGGCAGTAA
- a CDS encoding inorganic phosphate transporter, producing the protein MDPATLVIVGLVIVTALTFDFTNGFHDTANAMATSIATGALKPKTAVIAAGSLNLVGAFLSVEVAKTISGGLINEQVVTIAPEFILAGLIGAITWNLLTWLVGLPSSSSHALFGGLVGAVIVGAGVEGVNFAAVLTKILIPALVSPVVAGLAAFCAVKLIYAVVKRMRADQVESGFRHGQTVTACLVALSHGTNDAQKTMGIITLTLIAVGLQPSGSGPELWVVAICGLTIAAGTYMGGWRVIRTLGKGLTEISTPQGFAAEAASATTILVSSHLGFALSTTQVCSGSIIGTGLGKKGNPVNWGVAGKMLVAWLVTFPAAGVVGALACALAKTGVWGTVATVAIAVCVALIIFRLSKRNPVNSGNVNDSHEVKLNPSVAVSAAATTANNQPQAA; encoded by the coding sequence ATGGATCCGGCAACGCTGGTTATCGTTGGCCTGGTGATCGTCACCGCCTTGACGTTCGATTTCACGAACGGCTTTCACGACACCGCCAACGCCATGGCGACTTCAATCGCAACGGGCGCGCTCAAGCCCAAAACCGCCGTCATCGCCGCGGGCTCTTTGAACCTGGTCGGCGCTTTCCTTTCCGTCGAGGTGGCCAAGACCATCTCCGGCGGCCTCATCAACGAGCAAGTGGTCACCATCGCCCCCGAGTTCATTTTGGCGGGCTTGATCGGCGCCATCACGTGGAACCTGCTGACGTGGCTGGTGGGCCTGCCGTCCTCGAGTAGCCATGCGCTGTTCGGCGGCCTGGTGGGCGCCGTCATCGTGGGCGCGGGCGTTGAAGGCGTGAACTTCGCCGCCGTGCTCACGAAGATTCTCATCCCAGCGCTGGTGTCGCCGGTTGTGGCTGGCCTGGCCGCGTTCTGCGCGGTGAAGCTGATTTACGCCGTGGTGAAACGCATGCGCGCTGATCAGGTGGAATCCGGTTTCCGCCATGGTCAGACGGTCACGGCGTGCCTGGTGGCGCTGTCGCACGGCACGAACGATGCGCAGAAGACCATGGGCATTATCACGCTGACGTTGATTGCCGTGGGTCTGCAGCCTTCCGGTTCCGGCCCCGAGTTGTGGGTTGTTGCCATCTGCGGCCTGACCATTGCCGCCGGCACGTACATGGGCGGTTGGCGCGTCATCCGCACGCTGGGCAAGGGCCTGACCGAAATCAGCACGCCGCAGGGCTTCGCCGCTGAAGCCGCGTCGGCCACCACCATCCTGGTGTCCTCGCATCTGGGCTTCGCGCTGTCCACCACGCAGGTGTGCTCCGGCTCCATCATCGGCACGGGCCTGGGCAAGAAGGGCAACCCCGTGAACTGGGGCGTTGCCGGCAAGATGTTGGTGGCATGGCTGGTCACGTTCCCGGCGGCCGGCGTGGTGGGCGCGCTGGCATGCGCGCTGGCGAAGACCGGCGTGTGGGGCACCGTTGCCACCGTGGCCATTGCCGTGTGCGTGGCGCTGATCATCTTCCGTCTGTCGAAGCGCAACCCCGTGAACAGCGGTAACGTAAACGACAGCCACGAAGTGAAGCTGAACCCCTCGGTTGCGGTTTCCGCCGCTGCCACTACCGCGAATAACCAGCCCCAGGCGGCTTAA